One Anolis carolinensis isolate JA03-04 chromosome 4, rAnoCar3.1.pri, whole genome shotgun sequence DNA window includes the following coding sequences:
- the fbxo15 gene encoding F-box only protein 15, with amino-acid sequence MATGRGWILRQHLRGPPETPLTVPLFKGNSVMGDAWAPDSASSEQSTALTGQLSRIKRMHIRGQSSNSSSVVNFDRMPPEIVMKIFSYLDAESLLCVGCVKKQFYHLSNDNAIWYKIYSTSLLPTRKKWSIKSVEESVAEKPTICLNLPEFQNRESGYWKKEYIAKKIAAGRAAIIRLLKPINTYTGLPLKTKQAVRASGLRWVIILKDRHGKEYVMDQANISFNETSVTLSWCCAHWPSLETLSSLQLCGVTPVLLGKNKVHLKNGPWRRSLICEYALGNLTEEAEVIGSDALVVLYRFDQGLLLGLWKKGGIAFVMTSLHCHQLIERSILGSATMRHAEVPDKAILDDVDPEYGMHGYQLHIELHNRGNPYMCYTFRGLFCKRDFIKNGYMRLAVISYKNHNQHLPLVGNVGLTWRVDAFEGNIENCFIMDATILDDSQKPFWCISAPVNMILSPKPSTLYQYLGPKYYVSHVDCTGKVYMELVWMEETNEYYVVNLILYFSTQKVNSWFGTNY; translated from the exons ATGGCGACGGGACGCGGCTGGATTTTGAGGCAGCACCTCCGCGGGCCTCCAGAAACCCCCCTCACTGTGCCTCTCTTTAAAGGGAACTCGGTTATGGGGGACGCCTGGGCTCCAGACAG TGCTTCATCAGAACAGTCTACTGCTTTGACTGGACAACTCTCTAGAATCAAAAGGATGCACATTCGAGGACAGAGTAGCAACTCAAGTTCTGTAGTCAACTTTGACAG AATGCCTCCAGAGATAGTGATGAAGATATTTTCCTATCTGGATGCTGAGTCTTTGCTGTGTGTTGGCTGTGTGAAGAAACAGTTTTACCATCTGTCCAATGACAA TGCCATTTGGTATAAAATATACTCTACGTCATTATTACCAACAAGAAAAAAGTGGTCGATCAAATCTGTTGAGGAATCAGTTGCTGAGAAACCAACAATCTGTCTAAACCTTCCAGAGTTCCAGAATAGAGAGTCAGGATATTGGAAGAAAGAATATATTGCGAAAAAAATAGCTGCTGGCAGAGCAGCTATAATTCGGCTTCTGAAACCAATAAATACCTATACTGGGCTTCCACTTAAAACAAAACAAGCTGTCAG GGCCTCTGGTTTGAGATGGGTGATCATACTAAAGGACAGACATGGGAAGGAGTATGTAATGGATCAGGCAAACATTTCATTTAATGAGACTTCTGTTACTTTATCTTGGTGTTGTGCACATTGGCCTTCTTTAGAAACATTATCAAGCTTACAGTTATGTGGAGTGACCCCAGTGCTTctggggaaaaataaagttcatctTAAGAATGG ACCTTGGCGACGTTCCTTAATTTGTGAATATGCGCTGGGTAATCTGACTGAAGAGGCAGAGGTGATTGGTTCTGATGCACTTGTTGTTCTTTACCGTTTTGACCAAGGACTTCTGTTGGGACTGTGGAAA aaaggtGGTATTGCTTTTGTTATGACGAGCCTTCATtgccaccagctcattgaaagaAGCATCCTTGGCAGTGCTACAAT GAGGCATGCTGAAGTCCCAGATAAAGCTATCTTGGATGACGTTGATCCAGAATATGGCATGCATGGCTATCAGCTACATATTGAATTGCACAACAGAGGAAATCCGTACATGTGTTACACTTTCCGTGGTTTGTTTTGTAAAAGAG atttCATTAAAAATGGATACATGAGGCTTGCTGTAATAAGCTACAAAAATCACAATCAACACCTACCTCTTGTTGGAAATGTTGGATTGACTTGGAGGGTGGATGCATTTGAAGGCAACATTGAG AATTGTTTTATCATGGATGCAACCATTCTGGATGATTCACAAAAACCATTTTGGTGTATTAGTGCTCCAGTCAACATGATTCTATCTCCCAAACCATCCACTTTGTATCAATATTTGGGACCCAAGTATTACGTTAGTCATGTGGATTGCACTGGGAAAGTATACATGGAGCTGGTGTGGATGGAAGAAACAAATGAATACTATGTAGTCAATCTTATCCTTTATTTTAGCACACAGAAAGTTAATAGCTGGTTTGGCACAAATTACTGA